Proteins encoded within one genomic window of Novosphingobium sp. EMRT-2:
- a CDS encoding DUF3471 domain-containing protein yields MRDYHGTRIVWHAGGLLGFTSIVCLIPEKNVGFAIEVNAEESEPRHGLMYELLDHYLGLPRQDWPQRFHDYRAKRIVGAVAAMKQAAATPAKVGPSLPLDRYAGTYSDPWYGKLAIGSDAKGLTVNFTPTAGMSGRLVHYQYDTFIAQFDDPGIEKAYLTFQLDADGKVSSISAKPVSPIADFSFDYKDLLFTPAAEPRK; encoded by the coding sequence GTGCGCGACTACCACGGCACGCGCATCGTCTGGCATGCCGGCGGGCTGCTCGGCTTCACCTCGATCGTGTGCCTCATTCCCGAGAAGAACGTCGGTTTCGCCATCGAGGTGAATGCCGAGGAGAGCGAGCCGCGCCACGGGCTGATGTACGAACTGCTCGATCATTACCTGGGCCTGCCCCGGCAGGACTGGCCGCAGCGCTTTCACGACTATCGCGCCAAGCGCATCGTCGGTGCCGTCGCGGCGATGAAGCAGGCGGCGGCCACGCCGGCCAAGGTCGGCCCGTCGCTGCCGCTCGATCGCTATGCCGGGACCTACAGCGATCCCTGGTACGGCAAGCTGGCGATCGGTTCGGACGCCAAGGGGCTGACGGTCAACTTCACGCCCACGGCAGGCATGAGCGGGCGCCTCGTCCACTACCAGTACGATACTTTCATCGCCCAGTTCGACGATCCGGGGATCGAAAAGGCCTATCTCACCTTCCAGCTCGACGCCGATGGCAAAGTATCATCCATTTCCGCGAAACCAGTCTCGCCCATCGCCGATTTCAGCTTCGATTACAAAGACCTGCTGTTCACACCTGCGGCCGAACCGCGCAAGTGA
- a CDS encoding serine hydrolase domain-containing protein gives MKRLSMLAGLCLAAAVPHAALAAPPADIDARIEAIRQSSGTPGMAVAIVENGKVVLARGYGERRLGAPAKVDADTIFMIGSTGKALTATALATLVDAGKIGWDDKVVDHIPDFQMYDAWVTREMTIRDLLVHRSGLGLGAGDLLTVPRGSISREDLMRRLRYIKPATSFRSGYAYDNILYGVAGLLIERVSGQSWEDYMKAHVFAPAGMRDAAADFRTQTSAPNRAQPHGRVGMVRGDGPQVVLDERDQLGRAMAPAGLVAMSANDMARWLQIQLAGGALPEGGRLFSAAAARRCGRRSRRSRSPRRPTRSRRPRRRSMPMRWAGKCATTTARASSGMPAGCSASPRSCASFPRRTSVSPSR, from the coding sequence ATGAAACGTCTGTCCATGCTGGCAGGGCTTTGCCTTGCCGCTGCCGTTCCCCACGCTGCCCTTGCCGCGCCGCCGGCAGACATCGACGCGCGGATCGAGGCAATCCGCCAGTCCTCGGGCACGCCGGGCATGGCCGTTGCCATCGTCGAGAACGGCAAGGTCGTGCTCGCCAGGGGTTATGGCGAACGCCGGCTTGGCGCGCCCGCGAAAGTGGACGCGGACACGATTTTCATGATCGGTTCGACCGGCAAGGCCCTGACCGCCACCGCGCTCGCCACGCTGGTCGATGCCGGCAAGATCGGTTGGGACGACAAGGTCGTCGATCACATCCCCGATTTCCAGATGTACGACGCCTGGGTCACGCGCGAGATGACGATCCGCGACCTGCTGGTGCATCGCAGCGGGCTGGGGCTGGGAGCGGGCGACCTGCTCACCGTGCCGCGCGGCTCGATCTCGCGCGAAGACCTGATGCGCCGGCTGCGCTACATCAAGCCGGCAACGAGCTTTCGCAGCGGCTATGCCTACGACAACATCCTTTACGGGGTGGCGGGGCTGCTGATCGAGCGCGTCAGCGGGCAGAGCTGGGAAGACTACATGAAGGCGCATGTCTTCGCGCCGGCGGGGATGCGCGATGCGGCGGCCGACTTCAGGACGCAGACCTCCGCGCCCAACCGCGCGCAGCCGCATGGCCGGGTCGGCATGGTGCGCGGCGATGGCCCGCAAGTGGTGCTCGACGAGCGCGACCAGCTGGGTCGGGCGATGGCCCCGGCGGGCCTTGTCGCGATGAGCGCCAACGACATGGCGCGCTGGTTGCAGATCCAGCTTGCCGGCGGCGCGCTGCCCGAAGGCGGCCGCCTGTTCAGCGCGGCGGCGGCAAGGAGATGTGGTCGCCGGTCACGCCGATCCCGATCACCCCGGCGCCCGACCCGATCGCGGCGACCACGCCGACGTTCGATGCCTATGCGCTGGGCTGGGAAGTGCGCGACTACCACGGCACGCGCATCGTCTGGCATGCCGGCGGGCTGCTCGGCTTCACCTCGATCGTGTGCCTCATTCCCGAGAAGAACGTCGGTTTCGCCATCGAGGTGA